A single region of the Undibacterium piscinae genome encodes:
- a CDS encoding ABC transporter ATP-binding protein gives MSATPVLELKAITKNVLTQEGDLAILRPISMRIMAGETIAITGASGSGKSTLLGILAGLDVPTSGEVFLSGHCLTALDEEGRARVRAENVGFIFQSFQLLPGLTALENVMLPLELRGNQQARPMATEFLNRVGLESRIRHYPPQLSGGEQQRVAIARAFASQPRILFADEPTGNLDSKTGARIIDLLFELNRASATTLVFITHEERLACLCQRRIVLEAGQMVCASSSQVGKGESHASLEIIAA, from the coding sequence ATGTCTGCAACGCCGGTGCTTGAGCTTAAAGCCATTACCAAAAACGTCCTTACTCAAGAGGGGGATTTGGCAATACTGCGTCCGATTTCTATGCGAATAATGGCCGGTGAAACGATCGCCATTACCGGTGCTTCTGGCTCTGGAAAGTCGACCTTACTGGGTATCTTGGCGGGGCTAGATGTGCCTACTAGCGGAGAAGTGTTTTTGAGCGGGCATTGCCTGACGGCACTCGATGAAGAGGGGCGTGCCCGAGTCAGGGCTGAGAATGTGGGCTTTATCTTTCAGTCGTTTCAGCTTTTACCGGGGCTCACCGCGCTTGAAAACGTCATGCTGCCGCTGGAATTGCGCGGCAATCAGCAGGCCAGACCTATGGCGACAGAATTTTTAAATCGGGTAGGTCTGGAGTCGCGTATCCGCCACTACCCGCCCCAGTTATCCGGCGGCGAGCAGCAAAGGGTGGCGATAGCACGCGCCTTTGCCAGTCAGCCACGTATTTTGTTTGCCGATGAACCTACCGGTAATCTCGATAGCAAGACCGGTGCGCGGATTATCGATTTACTGTTTGAACTCAATCGAGCGTCCGCTACCACCCTGGTTTTTATTACGCATGAAGAGCGTCTGGCCTGTTTGTGTCAGCGTCGCATTGTGCTAGAGGCCGGACAAATGGTTTGCGCTTCGTCTAGCCAAGTTGGGAAAGGAGAGAGCCATGCTAGCCTTGAAATTATTGCTGCGTAA
- a CDS encoding FtsX-like permease family protein has product MLALKLLLRNWRSGELKLLSASLVLAVAVLSGIAVFTDRLETTMLAQSSSLLGADSVLTGTQAHNAAWALEAERDGIAHTQAVAFESMLYAGDEMALASVKAVAQHYPLRGHLEISQLPFAVQAQDIQQATGIPAEGEAWIDSRLMAGLKIQLGQQIELGELSLKVSQILIREPELFSLAPPVLINLQDLAASKLLQAGSRIEYKWLLASDNIGQLANFVQKLKPRLSPSQTVTDAASVQESLGSVAKNAKKFLLLTAILAVLLAGVAIAIAAQQFSQRHINQVALIKSLGVSASRIRALYFGQLLALGIVASLIGLVFGELIQRAVAASLLQIYKISLGQGRALPYALSFLSGQLCLIFFALPALWFLPTVPPLKILRKELTVNFTQQWLQAALALAAVFSLLVLFSGDLILALLVVAGLIVVVVFSILLSVAFLSFSRYFSANLSGYPRLAFANLLRRKRSNVMQIIVFAIALMSLLSLSIVRTSLMDEWSAKFPKDAANHFLENIPAAEVAAVQALIEQEKLSHEPFHPVVRGRISAVKGIVPDEMMRKKSRTLEFENDFSWSTRLADGNQLVAGQWWDQWRQSRQPGQLPGVSVAAATAKNIGVTVGDRLRFFVAGFEFEAEVASLRQFEESAVKRSFAYLFEPGTLDHLSPTYSTAFFLPPPQTNFLPRLLRAHPSMLLYQLDRFLEQLQNIIKQVSDGVMLILWLTLAAAALVLGSAVMSSIDSRRQESALLRALGSPRELILASLWLEFSLLGLLAGVVAILGAEFILFGLQVLVLKTPLQPHYTYWLAAPLLSAALLGLFGATACRSVLTSAPGLVLRGVN; this is encoded by the coding sequence ATGCTAGCCTTGAAATTATTGCTGCGTAATTGGCGTAGTGGCGAACTTAAACTGCTGAGTGCATCTCTGGTATTGGCGGTTGCCGTACTCAGTGGTATTGCGGTGTTTACCGACCGGTTAGAGACAACGATGCTGGCACAAAGTAGCAGTCTGCTAGGTGCCGATAGTGTGCTCACAGGTACTCAGGCACACAACGCAGCATGGGCGCTCGAAGCCGAACGGGATGGGATCGCACATACCCAGGCGGTAGCGTTTGAGAGCATGCTATATGCCGGTGATGAGATGGCGCTAGCCTCAGTCAAAGCGGTGGCGCAGCACTATCCCTTGCGTGGACATTTAGAAATCAGTCAACTGCCGTTTGCCGTGCAAGCACAAGATATTCAACAAGCTACAGGCATCCCTGCGGAGGGGGAAGCCTGGATAGATTCACGCTTAATGGCGGGCTTAAAAATACAACTGGGACAGCAAATAGAGCTAGGTGAGCTGAGTCTGAAAGTTAGTCAGATACTGATACGTGAACCTGAGTTATTTAGTTTAGCCCCACCTGTGTTAATTAATCTTCAGGATTTAGCTGCGAGCAAGCTGCTGCAAGCAGGTAGCCGCATTGAATATAAATGGTTGCTGGCCTCTGATAACATCGGGCAATTGGCAAACTTTGTACAAAAACTCAAGCCACGTCTAAGTCCGAGTCAGACTGTGACGGATGCTGCCAGCGTGCAGGAAAGTTTGGGTAGCGTGGCTAAAAACGCTAAAAAATTTCTGTTATTGACTGCGATACTGGCGGTGTTGTTGGCGGGCGTCGCGATCGCTATCGCAGCACAGCAGTTTTCGCAAAGACATATCAATCAAGTGGCCCTGATCAAGAGTCTCGGGGTCAGCGCTAGTCGGATCCGCGCTCTGTATTTTGGCCAATTGCTAGCCTTGGGCATCGTCGCCTCTTTGATCGGCTTGGTCTTTGGCGAACTAATACAAAGAGCGGTGGCCGCCAGCTTGCTACAAATCTATAAAATCAGTTTAGGGCAGGGGCGCGCCTTGCCGTATGCCCTGAGTTTTTTAAGTGGTCAGTTGTGCCTGATTTTTTTCGCCCTGCCAGCGCTTTGGTTCTTACCGACAGTGCCACCCTTGAAAATTTTGCGTAAAGAGTTGACAGTAAATTTTACCCAGCAGTGGTTACAGGCAGCGCTGGCGTTGGCAGCGGTATTTTCCCTACTTGTCTTATTTAGTGGCGATCTGATTCTGGCCTTACTGGTTGTCGCTGGGCTGATCGTGGTGGTGGTTTTTTCGATATTGCTGAGTGTGGCTTTTTTAAGTTTTAGCCGATATTTTTCTGCTAATCTGAGTGGCTACCCTCGGCTCGCCTTCGCCAATTTGCTAAGACGCAAACGATCAAACGTGATGCAAATTATCGTGTTTGCGATTGCCCTCATGTCTTTGCTCAGTTTGAGCATAGTGCGCACTTCGTTGATGGATGAGTGGAGTGCGAAATTCCCCAAAGATGCAGCAAATCATTTTCTGGAGAATATTCCGGCCGCCGAAGTCGCTGCAGTACAAGCTCTGATTGAGCAGGAAAAACTGTCACATGAGCCGTTTCATCCCGTAGTGCGCGGCCGTATCAGCGCGGTCAAGGGCATAGTGCCAGATGAAATGATGCGTAAAAAATCGCGTACTCTGGAGTTCGAAAATGATTTTAGCTGGAGCACTCGCTTGGCCGATGGCAATCAGTTGGTCGCTGGTCAGTGGTGGGATCAGTGGCGTCAGTCGCGTCAGCCTGGGCAATTGCCAGGAGTTTCAGTCGCTGCTGCCACCGCCAAAAACATAGGCGTAACCGTGGGTGATCGCTTGCGTTTTTTTGTGGCCGGTTTCGAGTTTGAAGCTGAAGTGGCCAGTTTGCGTCAGTTTGAAGAAAGTGCCGTTAAACGCTCGTTCGCCTATTTGTTTGAGCCCGGCACGCTAGATCATTTATCGCCCACGTATAGCACGGCATTTTTTCTGCCGCCGCCGCAAACAAACTTTTTGCCACGACTCTTGCGTGCCCATCCTAGTATGCTGCTGTATCAGTTAGATCGCTTCCTGGAGCAATTGCAGAATATTATCAAGCAGGTTTCGGATGGCGTGATGTTGATCTTATGGCTGACGTTGGCAGCGGCTGCTCTGGTATTGGGTTCTGCGGTGATGAGTAGTATTGATAGTCGCAGACAAGAGAGCGCATTGTTGCGTGCGCTGGGTAGCCCCAGGGAATTGATCCTTGCTAGTCTTTGGCTGGAATTTAGTCTTTTGGGTTTGCTGGCGGGCGTGGTCGCCATTCTGGGCGCTGAGTTTATTTTGTTCGGTCTGCAAGTACTGGTCTTAAAAACGCCGCTACAGCCACACTATACTTACTGGCTGGCGGCACCCTTGCTAAGCGCTGCCTTGCTAGGGCTCTTCGGTGCTACGGCTTGTCGCAGTGTGCTCACTAGCGCACCTGGTCTGGTATTGCGAGGAGTAAATTAA
- a CDS encoding arylesterase codes for MRMMKLGGVLFLLCISLEVCAKSAAVKVLVLGDSLSAGFGIRSEYGWVRLMQQDLQTRHGVQLLNASVSGETSSGGLTRLPALLRDYQPGIVVLELGGNDGLRGQPLTLLESNLQAMIDAALGSGARVLLVGMQIPGSYGARYSKQFKEIFPKIAAKNKLSLVPFLLEAVAVHPEWMQTDGIHPKEEGQARMKENVLPFLLPMLKLK; via the coding sequence ATGCGAATGATGAAACTAGGCGGTGTTTTATTCCTGCTTTGCATTAGCCTGGAGGTGTGTGCAAAGAGCGCCGCAGTTAAAGTCTTGGTGCTTGGTGATAGTCTCAGTGCTGGTTTTGGAATACGTTCAGAGTACGGCTGGGTGCGCCTGATGCAACAAGACTTACAGACACGGCATGGCGTGCAATTGCTCAATGCCAGCGTTAGCGGAGAAACCAGTAGTGGCGGGCTTACTCGCTTGCCAGCCCTACTGCGCGATTATCAGCCTGGTATCGTGGTCTTGGAGTTGGGTGGCAATGACGGCTTACGTGGTCAGCCTCTCACTTTGCTAGAGAGTAATCTGCAAGCGATGATAGATGCCGCTCTGGGTTCCGGTGCCAGAGTATTATTGGTCGGGATGCAGATACCGGGTAGTTACGGGGCGCGCTATAGTAAGCAATTTAAGGAAATTTTTCCTAAAATTGCAGCTAAAAATAAGCTGTCTCTGGTGCCCTTTTTACTCGAAGCTGTGGCGGTTCATCCAGAGTGGATGCAGACCGATGGCATTCATCCTAAGGAGGAGGGACAGGCCAGAATGAAGGAAAACGTCTTGCCGTTTTTATTGCCTATGCTGAAGTTAAAATGA
- a CDS encoding glutamate 5-kinase translates to MHSVIQNAKRLIIKVGSSLVTNDGKGLDRVAIEKWAAQIAELRKLGKEVVLVSSGAIAEGRQRLGFEKRPTGIHELQACAAVGQMGLAQIYETSFRAHGLGTAQILLTHADLADRERYLNARSTLVTLLGFGIVPVINENDTVVTDEIKFGDNDTLGALVANLIEADALIILTDQKGLYTADPRKDPNARFVHEARAGDPALEAMAGGAGSSLGSGGMLTKILAAKRGASSGTHTVIAWGREENVLVRLAQGEAIGTQLVSQMAPLAARKQWMADHLQTAGQIVLDAGAVQKLTSEGKSLLPIGVLEVKGEFGRGAVITCLNEAGVAIARGLSNYTSTDARRIKRHASSEILAILGFVVEPELIHRDNLVLL, encoded by the coding sequence ATGCATTCTGTAATTCAAAACGCCAAGCGACTGATAATTAAAGTGGGCTCTTCCCTGGTTACTAATGACGGCAAAGGTCTGGATAGAGTTGCTATAGAGAAGTGGGCGGCGCAGATTGCCGAATTACGCAAGCTGGGTAAAGAAGTTGTGCTGGTCAGTTCCGGCGCGATTGCCGAAGGCCGGCAGCGTCTTGGGTTTGAGAAGCGCCCGACCGGTATTCATGAATTGCAAGCTTGTGCCGCAGTCGGCCAAATGGGTTTGGCGCAGATTTACGAAACCAGTTTTCGCGCACATGGACTGGGCACCGCTCAGATTTTGCTGACGCATGCCGATCTGGCCGACCGTGAGCGCTATCTGAATGCGCGTTCCACCTTAGTGACTTTGCTGGGATTTGGCATCGTGCCGGTGATTAACGAAAACGATACCGTCGTTACTGACGAAATCAAGTTTGGCGATAATGACACCTTGGGCGCGCTGGTGGCGAATCTGATCGAGGCCGATGCCCTGATCATTTTGACCGACCAAAAAGGCCTATACACGGCGGATCCGCGTAAAGATCCGAATGCCCGGTTTGTGCATGAAGCCAGGGCAGGTGACCCTGCGCTGGAGGCGATGGCGGGCGGAGCCGGTTCTAGTCTCGGTAGCGGCGGCATGCTGACCAAGATCTTGGCTGCCAAGCGCGGTGCCAGTTCGGGTACGCATACGGTGATCGCCTGGGGCCGCGAAGAGAATGTGCTGGTGCGTCTGGCACAGGGCGAGGCGATAGGGACGCAACTGGTGTCGCAGATGGCACCACTGGCGGCACGCAAACAATGGATGGCAGACCATCTGCAAACCGCAGGGCAAATTGTGCTCGATGCCGGCGCGGTACAAAAACTCACATCGGAAGGCAAGTCTTTATTGCCGATAGGCGTGCTGGAAGTGAAGGGGGAATTCGGTCGAGGTGCCGTGATTACTTGTCTCAACGAGGCGGGCGTGGCAATCGCGCGCGGCCTGAGCAACTACACCAGCACCGATGCGCGCCGCATCAAACGACATGCCTCTTCCGAAATACTGGCGATTTTAGGTTTCGTGGTCGAACCCGAATTGATACACAGGGATAACCTGGTATTGCTCTAA
- a CDS encoding DUF1272 domain-containing protein: MLELRPSCEHCDKLLPPNSSEARICSYECTFCLHASCLPSIGFIGKSRSILN; this comes from the coding sequence ATGCTTGAACTACGCCCTAGCTGCGAACATTGCGATAAGCTTCTGCCACCGAATTCAAGCGAAGCGCGAATATGCAGTTACGAATGTACATTTTGTCTGCACGCGTCGTGTCTTCCAAGCATTGGATTCATTGGAAAATCCCGCTCAATCCTGAATTAA
- a CDS encoding HAMP domain-containing histidine kinase: MLASLVLAFVLMALIWQILLNSPRYFKLNMEHFSQIATDVLPASGVSKERQLVTLKRWGTWMDSDLSLYAPDGTLLNSTKSDAPARVPDNVKQGWFFGFPFSVIGHLSDQRWLLMQSNRVFFAPTLGQVLLALLVALALALGSYPIVRRLTKRLEHLQESVHALGQGALATRVAVEGDDEVAHLAMSFNQSAARIEALMAAQKSLLANASHELRSPLTRLRMAVELMQEQAAPAIRLELSRNINELDQLIEEILLSSRLEANMANPHTNEELDLTGLLAEECALTDALLTIQVQHGAAEGGALLQGDPKLLRRLLRNLLENAQRYGGTAAPEVLLLISPQQLQVDVCDRGAGIPLEQRERIFEAFYRVPGASESHGGVGLGLSLVRQIAQRHGGQVQCLAGEGGGSCFRVILPRAVRL, from the coding sequence ATGCTGGCCAGTCTGGTGCTCGCTTTCGTCCTCATGGCCTTGATCTGGCAAATACTGCTCAATAGTCCGCGCTATTTCAAGCTCAATATGGAACATTTTTCGCAGATAGCGACCGATGTCTTGCCGGCCTCCGGTGTTTCTAAGGAGCGCCAATTAGTGACGCTAAAACGTTGGGGGACGTGGATGGATTCCGATCTCTCGCTGTATGCGCCAGACGGAACCTTGCTGAACTCGACAAAAAGCGATGCGCCAGCGCGCGTTCCGGATAATGTTAAACAAGGCTGGTTCTTTGGGTTTCCTTTTAGCGTGATCGGCCACTTGTCGGATCAACGCTGGCTGCTCATGCAGAGTAATCGCGTCTTTTTTGCTCCGACTTTAGGACAAGTTCTACTGGCGCTGTTGGTGGCATTGGCACTGGCGCTTGGCTCCTACCCGATTGTCCGGCGTTTGACCAAGCGACTGGAGCATTTGCAAGAGAGCGTCCATGCCTTGGGACAGGGAGCGTTGGCGACCCGGGTGGCGGTCGAAGGGGATGACGAAGTGGCGCATTTAGCGATGAGTTTTAACCAATCGGCAGCGCGTATCGAGGCCTTGATGGCGGCGCAAAAATCTTTGTTGGCGAACGCCTCGCACGAATTGCGCTCGCCGCTGACGCGCTTGCGCATGGCGGTAGAGTTGATGCAAGAGCAGGCTGCGCCTGCCATCCGGCTAGAGCTGAGCCGCAATATCAACGAGTTGGATCAGCTGATAGAGGAGATCTTATTGAGCAGCCGCCTGGAGGCGAACATGGCGAATCCGCACACCAATGAGGAGCTCGATCTGACCGGTTTACTGGCCGAAGAGTGCGCGCTGACGGATGCCTTGTTAACGATACAGGTTCAGCACGGAGCCGCTGAGGGGGGCGCGTTATTGCAAGGTGATCCGAAATTGCTCAGGAGGCTATTGCGTAATCTGCTGGAAAATGCCCAGCGTTACGGTGGCACTGCGGCGCCCGAAGTGTTACTGCTGATCAGCCCACAACAGCTGCAAGTAGATGTTTGTGATCGCGGTGCCGGGATCCCCCTGGAGCAGCGCGAGCGTATTTTTGAGGCTTTTTATCGCGTGCCTGGTGCCAGCGAAAGCCATGGCGGTGTCGGGCTAGGCCTGAGTCTGGTCAGACAAATCGCACAGCGACATGGCGGTCAGGTGCAATGCCTGGCGGGTGAAGGCGGCGGCAGTTGTTTTAGAGTAATCTTACCTCGGGCCGTAAGACTTTAG
- a CDS encoding response regulator transcription factor, which yields MIEDDQRLADMLQTYLQQNGFEVVHASSAQQGLALLQDQSQSYALLLLDLMLPDAFGLDVCRQIRAQQGPIATIPLVMLTAKGDPMDKVIGLELGADDYVAKPFEPRELLARLRALLRRQQQLPAYSPQSLEPARVLRFGRLEIQSDTRRVYLDGRERSLTAYQFDLLLVLAESAGRVLSREHLMDALKGETPDAFDRSIDVHVGRLRAAIEDDPKQPRRIITVRGAGYVFAKLQDV from the coding sequence ATGATAGAAGACGATCAGCGTCTGGCCGATATGCTGCAGACCTATCTGCAGCAAAACGGTTTTGAGGTTGTGCATGCCAGCAGCGCGCAGCAAGGTTTGGCATTGCTGCAGGATCAGTCTCAGAGCTATGCTTTGCTGTTGCTCGATTTAATGTTGCCGGATGCCTTTGGCCTCGATGTCTGTCGCCAGATTCGCGCACAGCAAGGACCTATCGCGACGATTCCTCTGGTGATGCTTACCGCTAAGGGCGATCCTATGGACAAGGTGATAGGACTGGAGCTGGGGGCGGATGATTATGTTGCTAAACCGTTTGAGCCGCGTGAACTGCTGGCACGCCTGCGCGCTCTGTTGCGGCGCCAGCAACAGCTGCCGGCGTATTCGCCGCAGTCCTTGGAGCCAGCCAGGGTTTTGCGTTTTGGCCGGCTAGAGATTCAATCCGATACGCGCCGCGTGTATCTGGATGGGCGAGAGCGCAGCCTCACGGCCTATCAATTCGATCTATTGCTGGTGCTGGCCGAAAGCGCCGGCAGAGTGCTGTCGCGCGAGCATTTGATGGATGCGCTCAAGGGCGAGACCCCGGATGCTTTCGATCGCTCGATTGATGTGCATGTCGGTCGCCTGCGCGCCGCCATTGAGGACGATCCCAAGCAGCCGCGTCGCATCATCACGGTGCGTGGTGCCGGTTATGTGTTCGCCAAACTACAAGATGTGTAA